The Sebastes umbrosus isolate fSebUmb1 chromosome 23, fSebUmb1.pri, whole genome shotgun sequence genome contains a region encoding:
- the il17rel gene encoding putative interleukin-17 receptor E-like isoform X2: MVLWIALLMSHYCLGMNGAAAESTGLERIETCGTRCSQGLHCRTKPDNWFPPACQNPAEGLNSSSVFHNISLSTVMSCERRQKCSLHLRIKTTLQRTESIHGVSICTVTAGMMADCRMISFRRESRERISGKQVEVENDCADISASQHVQVTVKTVPSYCGVTWTGTYDAPECISEDLRRHVPECITGRLSYDVNPQRKELSVSVSDMLEDHDYYLRLCHKDFICVGTGASALMKKGEPVKSATLPYSRPLPCLCIEGWSAMMDAPRVQVCPFKDRLEELWFGINFDPLEETLSWESACPVAAVVALCQKREDNVCVDLPHASRNVSREKITFSKVDPHPQLCMKFSAGSQSWTRCPFADTRFKAWEVVVTRRQGQEDVKMLSQITATFSVGLCVRSEGSTMCQITDTNTVHVEKHKAVDLNLAWEQCDSCLQVKRLDVKFGATVIHCFEQCMYRRRKQKINGGCISEKQTAPSSDCVVPVFETQPALHGRFLIPDSPQCGNTEKANLISD, encoded by the exons ATGGTCCTGTGGATTGCCCTGCTGATGTCTCACTATTGTTTGGGTATGAatggagctgcagcagaaagcacAGGACTGGAGAGGATAGAGACATGTGGCACCAGGTGTTCTCAG gGTCTTCACTGCAGGACCAAGCCAGACA ATTGGTTTCCACCTGCGTGTCAGAACCCCGCTGAAGGTCTCAACTCCTCCTCAGTCTTCCACAACATCAGCCTCTCCACAGTCATGAGTTGTGAGAGGAGGCAGAAGTGCTCGCTACACCTCAGAATCAAAACCACATTACAACGTACTG AGTCCATCCATGGCGTGTCCATCTGCACCGTCACTGCAGGGATGATGGCTGACTGCCGAATGATCAGCTTCAGGAGAGAGTCGAGAGAAAGAATATCTGGAAAGCAG GTGGAAGTTGAGAATGATTGCGCTGACATTTCTGCGAGCCAACACGTGCAAGtaacagtgaaaacagtgcCGAGCTACTGCGGCGTAACCTGGACAGGCACCTATGATGCTCCAG AATGCATCAGTGAAGATTTGCGAAGACACGTCCCAGAATGCATCA CTGGCAGGCTGTCATATGATGTAAACCCACAGAGGAAGGAGCTGAGCGTCAGTGTGTCAGACATGCTGGAAGATCACGACTACTACCTCCGACTGTGTCATAAGGATTTCATCTGCGTTGGCACAGGGGCCAGTGCACTG ATGAAGAAGGGGGAACCCGTAAAGAGCGCCACCCTCCCCTACTCCCGACCTTTGCCCTGCCTCTGCATCGAG GGATGGTCAGCCATGATGGACGCCCCCAGAGTCCAGGTCTGCCCCTTCAAAGACC GTCTCGAGGAGCTGTGGTTTGGAATTAACTTTGACCCACTTGAGGAGACGCTTTCATGGGAGTCCGCCTGTCCAGTGGCTGCTGTCGTCGCGTTGTGTCAGAAAAGAGAGGACAACGTCTGCGTGGATCTGCCTCACGCCTCAAGGAATGTCAGCAGAGAAAAG ATAACATTTTCCAAAGTGGATCCACACCCTCAGCTGTGCATGAAG TTCTCTGCAGGCTCTCAGTCCTGGACCCGGTGCCCCTTTGCTGATACCAGATTCAAAG CATGGGAGGTGGTTGTGACGAGACGACAGGGTCAGGAAGACGTGAAGATGTTGTCACAGATAACCGCAACGTTTTCTGTGGGGCTGTGTGTGAGGTCTGAAGGGTCCACAATGTGCCAGATCACCGACACAAACACCGTGCATGTG GAGAAACATAAAGCTGTCGACTTAAACCTGGCATGGGAACAATGTGACTCTTGTCTCCAG GTGAAGAGGCTCGATGTGAAGTTTGGCGCCACAGTcattcactgttttgagcaatgca TGTATCGGAGgaggaaacaaaaaataaatggaggCTGTATCTCTGAAAAGCAAACAG CTCCTTCTTCTGACTGTGTAGTCCCTGTATTTGAAACTCAA
- the il17rel gene encoding putative interleukin-17 receptor E-like isoform X1, producing MVLWIALLMSHYCLGMNGAAAESTGLERIETCGTRCSQGLHCRTKPDNWFPPACQNPAEGLNSSSVFHNISLSTVMSCERRQKCSLHLRIKTTLQRTESIHGVSICTVTAGMMADCRMISFRRESRERISGKQVEVENDCADISASQHVQVTVKTVPSYCGVTWTGTYDAPECISEDLRRHVPECITGRLSYDVNPQRKELSVSVSDMLEDHDYYLRLCHKDFICVGTGASALMKKGEPVKSATLPYSRPLPCLCIEGWSAMMDAPRVQVCPFKDRLEELWFGINFDPLEETLSWESACPVAAVVALCQKREDNVCVDLPHASRNVSREKITFSKVDPHPQLCMKFSAGSQSWTRCPFADTRFKAWEVVVTRRQGQEDVKMLSQITATFSVGLCVRSEGSTMCQITDTNTVHVEKHKAVDLNLAWEQCDSCLQVKRLDVKFGATVIHCFEQCNETSPLRPVISGRASWDLTWVVVPAAVCVSGIITITLVLHVLLTVYRRRKQKINGGCISEKQTAPSSDCVVPVFETQPALHGRFLIPDSPQCGNTEKANLISD from the exons ATGGTCCTGTGGATTGCCCTGCTGATGTCTCACTATTGTTTGGGTATGAatggagctgcagcagaaagcacAGGACTGGAGAGGATAGAGACATGTGGCACCAGGTGTTCTCAG gGTCTTCACTGCAGGACCAAGCCAGACA ATTGGTTTCCACCTGCGTGTCAGAACCCCGCTGAAGGTCTCAACTCCTCCTCAGTCTTCCACAACATCAGCCTCTCCACAGTCATGAGTTGTGAGAGGAGGCAGAAGTGCTCGCTACACCTCAGAATCAAAACCACATTACAACGTACTG AGTCCATCCATGGCGTGTCCATCTGCACCGTCACTGCAGGGATGATGGCTGACTGCCGAATGATCAGCTTCAGGAGAGAGTCGAGAGAAAGAATATCTGGAAAGCAG GTGGAAGTTGAGAATGATTGCGCTGACATTTCTGCGAGCCAACACGTGCAAGtaacagtgaaaacagtgcCGAGCTACTGCGGCGTAACCTGGACAGGCACCTATGATGCTCCAG AATGCATCAGTGAAGATTTGCGAAGACACGTCCCAGAATGCATCA CTGGCAGGCTGTCATATGATGTAAACCCACAGAGGAAGGAGCTGAGCGTCAGTGTGTCAGACATGCTGGAAGATCACGACTACTACCTCCGACTGTGTCATAAGGATTTCATCTGCGTTGGCACAGGGGCCAGTGCACTG ATGAAGAAGGGGGAACCCGTAAAGAGCGCCACCCTCCCCTACTCCCGACCTTTGCCCTGCCTCTGCATCGAG GGATGGTCAGCCATGATGGACGCCCCCAGAGTCCAGGTCTGCCCCTTCAAAGACC GTCTCGAGGAGCTGTGGTTTGGAATTAACTTTGACCCACTTGAGGAGACGCTTTCATGGGAGTCCGCCTGTCCAGTGGCTGCTGTCGTCGCGTTGTGTCAGAAAAGAGAGGACAACGTCTGCGTGGATCTGCCTCACGCCTCAAGGAATGTCAGCAGAGAAAAG ATAACATTTTCCAAAGTGGATCCACACCCTCAGCTGTGCATGAAG TTCTCTGCAGGCTCTCAGTCCTGGACCCGGTGCCCCTTTGCTGATACCAGATTCAAAG CATGGGAGGTGGTTGTGACGAGACGACAGGGTCAGGAAGACGTGAAGATGTTGTCACAGATAACCGCAACGTTTTCTGTGGGGCTGTGTGTGAGGTCTGAAGGGTCCACAATGTGCCAGATCACCGACACAAACACCGTGCATGTG GAGAAACATAAAGCTGTCGACTTAAACCTGGCATGGGAACAATGTGACTCTTGTCTCCAG GTGAAGAGGCTCGATGTGAAGTTTGGCGCCACAGTcattcactgttttgagcaatgca ATGAAACATCACCCCTCAGACCCGTCATCTCCGGTCGAGCctcttgggacttgacttgggtcGTCGTACCTGCTGCCGTTTGCGTCTCTGGCATCATAACAATCACTCTGGTGCTCCACGTACTGTTAACCG TGTATCGGAGgaggaaacaaaaaataaatggaggCTGTATCTCTGAAAAGCAAACAG CTCCTTCTTCTGACTGTGTAGTCCCTGTATTTGAAACTCAA